cgagaccggtgccaaacgAACCAGCACACGACGGCCGACGGTTCCCTACCCACCTCCGCCGCTGccgtggccggaatcggccgGAATCTGCCATGGAAGTCGacggttcgtccgaatgccatccgaacttccagccgctcgatctcctccgtttctcaaccaaatcagtcgagtgaggcatcagaggtccagccgatcagcaggaggaaccttcaaagggtcaaattagctcggaccatctgtgagtggactttctttcaggccttattttattaaatgagTTATGTTGAGGTTTTCcgtaaataagattttataattgattttatattgatttttatataaacgagtttttataaataagtttatttgaataaatttccttatttgatcttgagtaagttttattatggtttcgAATACGATAATTACAGTAATAGTtttataagtcggtgctgcttatttaccagttatagaaacagaggtTGAATTTCAAAGCAGTTGaaaccgcagcacgacttgagttttacagttattattcagagatttctttttacaaggactttattttaaaaccacctcgtacccgtttttctttatggtgattacccggagtcggaccgatgtctacggacatccagtctgattatagttcagtcagtgcacttgacttgcctcacgagtttcggggacgctcggaccgtgagtgccaggatttgcggctcggcggacttggtgtcccgagacctgccaggattgcggctcggctgactttatgtccccgagacctgccaggattgcggatcagggtgactacggtcccctgcatcctgccagagcgactcgagctgacttggtgtcaccgaggaatctgccggcgggacaggctgatcatagtcccctgatttcgccagtttacggctcgggtggactgcgtggcgcccgagacctgccagggaattgacggatataacaggggtacaattaggtggcagttttaaaggattttaaagcttttactgcagatattgtttactcatttttattagtaaattCATTCGGGcgaagttttaaaggattttgagctttcttttattcaaggatgattttcaggcattttatattggtttctCAGTGATTGCACAGgtgtatttttggtatttttattcagtataccggttctttgattcttccaggcagtaatatctttatatcagatcgattatgtaagtttcttcattagtaTACTAATTCATGCTGGTAGAATCTTTTATCTGgtgatatagttaaatttttgatatataaatatccctagttatttcaaaatgggggtattatattctagcttgattttaagaatctcactttttgtcctctcacagtttaaaacttgtttttcgcccccaggttgtagaagtgcataggatccaccaccgggcctctcttaacctccacgcttcaaagtcaggtaaagttgtagaaatttttcctgaaaacccgtgaactttagaaaatggctctgatatcgagtttttgggaaaatttgaatctggcaaattttggtttattctattctggcagttgggtggaAATTTTTGAGATCGtttacaggtgaaaattttgggactgGTCAAAAGAcaggggaaactctgccgaattttcggcagaagtctaagggaatattaaagagaaattgaagtaagagggcaaaaaggtcaattgtgcccgacattcgccaggtgtcggacacgcacaggacttggctcgaatttcaaagtggaaattgggtcgggtcctgtcaggaAATgtcaaaaaaaggaaaagtgtGTTCACAAAACTTGACATCACGACTAACAAGAAATTTCTTAGTCTCTAAATTGTAAAGTTTGTAACCTTTCTGACCAGTGGGGTATCCAACAAAGACGCAACGTTGAGCGCGAGGGTCAAATTTATGAGTAGGGTGGACAACTGTGGCATAACAGAGGCAACCAAAAACTCTCATGTGATCAAATGATGGTGGGTGATTGTAGAGTCGTTCAAAAGGGGATTTGGTGGATAATAGTGGGGAGGGTAGGCGGTTAATGAGATAGACAGCGGTCAAGACACATTCACCCCAGAAAGATAGAGGCAAGTGGGATTGGAAAAGCAAAGCGCGAGCTACAATGAGAATATGGCGATGCTTGCATTCAACgactccattttgttgtggagtGTAAACACAAGTGCGTTGATATTCGATGCCTTGAGTTTGGAAAAAATCTCTCATGGACAAAAATTCAGAACCATTGTCTACCCGAATAGCCTTAACGGTGGCATGAAATTGAGTATGAGCAAAGGTAACAAAAGATTTGAGAATATTTTGTGTTTCAGATTTGTGTGTCATCAAAAATAGCCATGTGCATCGAGTAAAATCATCTACAATGGTAAGAAAGAAACGGGCCCTTGAATGTGTGGGAACTCTGTGTGGaccccaaatatcacaatgTAACAAATCAAAAGGAGCATGAGTTTTTATTGAACTTAAAGGAAACGGAAGTCGAGTTTGCTTGGCCATGGGACAAACACTACAATTGTCATCAAAAGAGAGAGGACTAAAAGGCAAGAATGAAGACAGTAATTTAAGACGCGAAGGTGACGGGTGTCCAAGGCGCATGTGCCACAAATGGGAGGGATGAGAAACTTGATAAGTGACAGGTGTTTTCTGCAATGGAGACATGTAATAGAGACCACCATGCTGTTTACCCGAGCCAATCATCTTCCCCGTAGCCAAGTCCTGCAAGACATAGAAAGTGGGAAAGAGAAGGACACAACAATTTAGAAAGGTAGTAATCTTGCTAGCAGACATAAGATTTAAGCGAAAAGAGGGAACACATAAGACATTATCTAAAGTGATATCTGAATTGAACGGGACTGTCCCAGTGGAAGTGATTTGGGCAGAAGACCCAGTGGGTAAATTGACAATTGGTATGTGTGAAGACTTTATTTGTGTAAAAAGTGTGGGGTCGGACGTGATGTGATCAGTAGCTCCGCTATCCAAAATCCAAGGTTTGGTGAATACAGAATTAATCGAGGCAACGGGAAATTGAGACAGACCTGCGGCATTAGCATAAGCATGGCTATTACCATAAGCATTATTCGAATTGAGCAGAGAGACAGCATGGGCTAGTTGTTGAAGCTGGTCTGCAGAGAGCCCATGGAGAGGGTTCTATTGAGAGGTTGGCAGATGAGACAATGGTGCGACTGTGGATTGCTGCTGAGCCCCAACTGGGGTTGCGTCTGCTGCGTTGATAGCATGAAAGGATCATCGCTGACTGCGGTTGCTCCCTGGTTTCTGTTGCTGTGGATTTCCTCTATGTCCTTGGTGGTGCCGATTGTTCTGGGGTCCTGTACTGTTGGAAACCCATGTCCCATTTTTGAATTTGCATCGATCCTCAGTGTGGCCATTCTTATCACAATATGGGCAATAAAACTTTAACGTCCGACATTCTTCAATTGTATGGCCGTTCCTGTCACAGTGAGCACAGTGTTTGGAATGATTTGAGAAATTGTGAGAGCGGTTCTGTATCGCAGCAGCAATGGAAAAATTTTCTGTGGAACCCGAGGCCATTTGGCGCTGTGTTTCATCTTGAATGACGAGTGAGTAGGCTTGACGAACATTTGGCAATGGCGTCATCATGAGGATGTTGCTACGAGCACCGTTGTAGGTGTCATTAAGGCCCATAAGAAACTGCATCATCcgatcttcttctttttgttcattATGTGCCTTCATCTGGTTACAGATAAGCAAGGTTTGATATGTCTCTAATTCATCCCAAAGATCTTTGAGTTTTGTGTAATATTCGGAGACTGGCATGGGGCCTTGTGAGAGTGAGGCGATGGATTTCTGTATTTGATATATTGTTGGTGCATTCTTTTGTGAGAATTGGTCTTGGAAATCTTGCCACACTTGATGGGCAGTCTTGGCATGAACGACTGATTTGGCTAGATCAGGCTCCACCGAGTGAGCTAACCATGATAAAATCATACTGTTGCATTGATTCCAGAGAGCATATTTTGTCGACTGTTCAGTTTCTGAAGGAGGCTTAATGGATCCATTGACAAAGCCAATTTTGTTCTTGGCTGTGAGAGCATGAATCATGGATTTGCTCCAAGATGGGTAATTGGTGCCGTTCAATTTTGTGGGAACGAGCATGAGGCCGGGGTGATCTGAATGAGAAACAAAGTATGGATGTGAGGAATCCATACTGGGATTGGTGTCGCTGGTGCTTGAATGGTTGGAATTGGTTTGTGAATGGTTGGAATTGGTTTGTGGTGATGTCTGCTCTCCACCCGTCATGATGGAGGAGTGCTAtggtttggaaaaaaaatcacgTACCAggatgctctgataccatctCAAGAAATAAGGGATTGGCTGAATATTTTCGTTGTATTGATAAAAGTCTACAGACCTGGTTATATATACATTACAATTCCTATATCTAAGGCTTAGAAGCCGTGATCCACTTTAGGTGGGATTTAACCTAGAACAATACAGGAAAGTAAATatattacaatattatttCCTAATACAACAATATCTCGTAATATGGACAGTACCGGCCTTGGCTTATTCCAGGTGCTGCATTGCAAATGCAATGGGAAATCAAGTGGTATAAGGTATGAACTATTGTTGATCTCACACTATATCAGTTTCAGCTGCACTCTTCATGTTAGTCTTCAGCTTACGAACCTCTGGCTTTACCATTACTGGccttttatttatcttttcgAGTTAAACTTTGAAATCAATGTTTTGAAGTGTTTGAACATAATCTTCTAAGAGTTACTGTTATGTTGACTGGATGCGCAGTTTGTCAAAAGCTCAATGCCACATGGTTTCTTTGTTCGCTACAACCAAAAAGGCCAGACCCCAAAGGAGATCTTCATAAATACACACCGAAATCTTATAAAAGAAGGCAGCAAATGGCTAACTAAAACCTCGGAGTCGTGCTCTGTGGTTGCAGCTCTCATTGCAACGGTTGCATTCGCAACATCAGCAACTGTACCAGGTGGACTTAATCAGAATACAGGTGAACCAATTCTTAAAGATGAGTCAGCATTCGGTGCCTTCACCATCTCATCACTGACTGCTCTCTGCTTCTCAGTAACTTCCCTggtcttctttctttcaattctCACTTCTAGATATGAAGAAAGAGATTTTTCAATGGACTTGCCTTGGAAACTTTTGCTGGGTCTAACCTCACTCTTCGCATCAATAGCTTCCATGTTAGTCTCATTCTGCACAGGACATATCTTTGTCCTCAAAACATCAACTGAGATATGTGGCATATCCGTTGTATGCAGCGGCTTGATTGCCGGTCACCTTTTTCGCTCTTGCACAGCTGCCCCTCTACTTTGATCTCATGAGGGCCATCATCAGAAAGGTACCACAGCGGAGCTATGAGGTCTTTCCACACTAGTTCTTCATCTGTTATGGTAACAAGGTCTAATGGGTTATGCAGTtgaagtgatcattttgagtgtTAAAATTTGCtttgttatgttttgttttgctttgagAGTGAGGTTTAATCATGTGGAATTTTTTGTATGTGATCGTTGTCAGTGCGACATTAGTGTTAAGGACCCTTGAATAATGCCTTGTGACAAGGAAGTTAACTTCAATCAGAATCATAACTTGGAAGGAAACAACAGAAAGTAActttgaaaatgaaaccaagcaGAGCCTAAACAATGCATCGAAACAGAAAGCAAGATGGTTGCAGAATGATTCTGCTCTGACCTTCCACAATGCAACTTGGTGAGGGTGCTTCCAAGTGCTTGGAATGGTTAAGGTTAATGACGCGGTTGGAGATTTTTCGATGGAAGGAAACAACTAGAGATTTTAAGGCGAAGTGGATGGagtggaattttttttttaatgggaaGAATTAGGCTCCATTTGGATAGAGAACTTCGAAAGAAACAACTTGAATTTGACAACAATGCTACACtgcttaaaaaacaaaagccacaTTAGATTGaatgtatttgaaataattagATGTAGTATGTTTTAATTGGACAGAGATGAGCTTTGTCACTCTGATGAAGGTAAGTTGAGCGGGTGATTTCACTTAATACATACAGTTAAAAGTCTGTAAGGGATGTTCTTAGAAAGATAAGTGCCTTCAATGGATTTGGGGTGGTAATGAAATTCGCCAGTTGGGTTTTTATATGTGAGGAATGACAAAGTGGGTGCTTTTGGGTATAGCTCAGTTGGTTAAGCCCATTCCACCTCCACTCATGTGAACAGAGGTTTGAAACCCCCAAGCACCATgtgaatatttgtgtaaatcCTCCCTCCCCCAATCTTTTGTACTTATTACATTATATGCAGAACAATAATATCAAGTAGGAAATTATTAGACTTAAAACAGTTTCAATTTTAGGCTATCAAGTTACTCAATAAAGGGTATATCACTGAAGACGAGTTCTTGATACAATCAATAGGTGTTGCTCCACAGCCCTTTCAACACAAAAGAAGCACTGCTCCGACCCACCTCAGCAAGAATCTTACAACCCATACTGTTAAAAACTAGCACTGACTTGGAAAGCTCCGCAGCTTATCATTTGAAATTTAGTACTGCTTCCACTGCTTCAATTTGTGAAATGACTCAATGAATACAATATGAAATGTCTAGACAAGGACGGATTAATTGTACTAATAATATTTCCATAAGTTAAACtatcaaaatatatatggCCTTGATAATTACTTAAGACTGTGCGTATTTTATGGGCAAACAGATTGGGGAGaccattaataaatttttctttccaaaaagGCTGATTACTATTGTCTCTAAGGATGACTCTAGAAATGAAGACATCTTTATACCATCTGGGACATCTAAGATTATTAAGGTGATCATGAATTCTAGCTGTTGTGTTACTAGGGTGACCTTCCTCTTCTATTCCTGTACCTAAACATTCATCAAAAATAGGGTGACCTTCTTCATTTAGTTTTACTGCGTGTATGATTTGTCGTTTTGACTCTTCAGTTAAATGTTTTTCCCACCAAGAACGTAAGGTTCCGGTGAATCCTATTTCTAGAAGAGGAATGATTTTTGACTCTCTGAAGTTGTGATTGGTTATGTAACTGTTGGCTACCATTGACATATGGTGGAGTTTATTTAGGATTTCTTGTTCAAAAAGGCCATCATCAATGTTCCATTCGTATAATTTATCTGAGGAAACTGAGAATTGACTCTGggaatttctttcttcaaactGGATGTTAGGAGGAGTTGGTTTGGGGtaccaattttttgttagaCTGGCAGGATTAACTTTGTTTCTCAATCTATTAAGCTTCAAATCACTATGTATTTCCAAGTTTTTAAaggtattttcaatttatgATGTAGTACTGAAATCTGTTTCATTATTAGTGATGGACTCATTGTCAGGGACTTTGAGAGTAGAGGGctcatgtttttctttaactGGTGTTAGTTGTTCAAgcatttcttctattttttttcattgtggGCTTTGTCTTAAAGGTGGGGCTTGACTTTAAAGTCTTGGAATTTGACTAGAGGTTCTCTTTCAGAGACTTGAGGGACATTTGTTGGGGAActattttgtcaattttcgtttctatcttatctaattgtTTCCCAATGGCTATGAGACTCTGGtttgtataattattttgctcaactatttttttttatcattttgttcAGGAATTTTAAAGGGGCTGGCTGTGATCTTAGTATTTTTATGACCAATAATTATTGTTTCTACCGAGGGGTGACTGGGAATTAAAATGGGATGAGGGGAGAGATTAATTTAGTTCCACTGCGGGAGAACCTATTTGTTCTTTGTTGTCATATTCGTGTACTCTTTTGATTAAGTGAATTATCATTAGCATTGCCCATAGATGCATATTTTGGGTGAACTACTTAAATATGGTACTTATttctctgtgtttgcttgagttTTCATTTCTATCACTTTTCTTGCGTTTGGTTTGTGCTCTCGGACTAGCAGCTAAATGTGATAAATTCCTTACTGTGCTTTTGCATTGACACATCAGATGTAACatgaatttattaaaaagCATTAACATCTACAGTTTAAACTGAACCCATGGACTGCAACAAGCGAACTCAGCTGAAACATAGAGTAGTCTAAAGCACAAGAGTGaacaaaatacaagaaaaatttTGGGGTCGCTATTACGGAAGAGAAAGTACATGTACAGAGAGAGTTCAGGAGAAAGTTGTATCGGGTTGCTAACCGAGTCATCGGATTTCCTATTACATTGGGTGGTGTTTTGTCTATTTCTTTGGGGTTCAGTTTCTTACTTTGGTCTAATTGTAACCCAAGGTATAAACAGGACCTTAGAGGGTCATGTGCAAAACATAACGATGGTGATGTGCTTAGGGGGCAAGATTGTAGCCGTTGATTTCTGAAACTAAGATTCTCAATAAGCCTTGCTTGTTCGTTACATTTCCGAAATCTTCCAACTGTCACcctagtttttaaaaaagaaaaggccacTATGTATTCTCTTATTCATTTGATTGAGGAATCTGATTTTCTCGTGTAAAAGCCGAAGCATCTGTGGGATTGAGGCTATCCTTTGCTTCACAGCTTGGTGCTCATCTCTGTCTTGTTAAAGTTGAAAGCTGAAATTCTTAACCTTCTAAATACGTTAAGTAGAGTGTTCTTTAGGTAAACCTAAATTCCTTCTGCCTCTACAAATTCGTTCATAGCAGAGACAACAAACTATATGCGTCTTTCAGTTTCCTTAATTAAATAAGCATTCTTCTCTTTACTTGTCTTGAGCGTACATATCAAAGGGGAAATATGGCCGCTGAGTTTGTGCTTACTTTTGCTGCCGAGGGAATACTGACCAAGGTAGCTGCACTTGCCACTGAACAAGTCAGTCTTGCTTGGGGATTCAAAGGAGAACTGGCCAGGCTCGGGGATTCATTATCCCTCATGCAAAACATCTTACGTGATGCTGCTGAGCAACCAACAGATCGGGGCCACACCGTCAAAGCTTGGGtggaaaaacttaaaaacatAGCACAAGATGCTGATGATGTGCTGGATGAATTCCAGTATGAAGTTCTTCGACGTAAACTAGAGCTGCAAAACCACATGAAGAAAAAGGTACTCAACTTCTTTTCAATCTCCAATCCCCTTGCCTTTCGCCTTAAAATGGCACGTAAAATTAAGAACATCAACCAACGTTTGGCGGATCTCAAGAGTGAGGCATCTTTGATTGGACTGGTTGCAAAACCAAAAGATGCAACTCCCCAAGCTATGGTAAACAGAGAAACTGTGTCAAGCTTTGATACGGATGAAAAGTTTTTTGGAAGGGAGGAGCTATTGTCCGATATAGTTAAGACCTTGATCAACTCCAACAATCAGGAAAATCTTTCCGTTATGCCCATTGTAGGAATGCCGGGCCTCGGAAAGACAACCTTGGCTAAAAAAGTGTTCAACGAGCTGGCTATAGATAAATCATTTGACAAAAGAATATGGGTGTGTGTATCTAACGATTTTGACGTCAATTCGATTTTAAGAAGTATCTTAGAAATACTTAACCCCACAAATGCCAAGATAGAAAGACAAGAGGCATTGCTTAAACACCTTCACGAAGCGTTGGCAGGAAAGAGATATATTCTTATACTCGATGACGTTTGGAACGAAGATCGTACAAAATGGAACAATTTGATGAATTGTTTGTCAAAACTTAGTTCCCAAGGAAGCACCGTGATTGTCACCACCCGCAGTGCAAATGTTGCATCAATTACGGAAACAAATCCTTATCTTAGGCGTACGTTGGGTTTGCTACAAGAAGATAAATGTTGGTCCATATTGAAGAATAGAGCATTTCCTGATGATAATGCTCCTATAAGTGCAGATCTGGAGACAATTGGAAagcaaattgcaaaaaagtgCGCAGGTGTACCACTAGTGGCAAAGGTATGTACTATTTTGAATCTCattataattgatttttaaaCTAAGAACTACTTTCCCCACATCattataattgattttgaatcGCATTATATTCCCCATATTATTTGCATGTAATTCGTCTGCTCCGTTAAGTTTGGTAATATTAGTTGGAcatgaataatgctactcttaccacatttgtataccacatccTTATACCATCTTATGTGGCAGCTAAGGTGgacagccacatcaattaaaattatttaatattttcttttcttttataatttatttcagtaatattttttccttaattgtcttaattaaaatacattttattgatttaattgatgtgacatataatatggacataccacatcatgtggtatagaaatgttaaataaaaatgtagtaagtgtagcattactcaaaACCTTTTACATTTTCACTTTGCCCCTACTTGTAGGGAGCCTGACTTTCAAGCCCAATAGCGGAGCCTGAAATAGTACAAAACCCACCCATATAGAAATTCGAttaaaaaccccaaattctatttacaaaaacaaaacatcactcaaaaaatatataaattacaaCCTTGACACGGACTGCAGGCCAACCCAAGTTTCATTATGGAAACCCAAACTAAATTACCACTTTGCCACCactttttcaaaacaaaaatccactttaataaatccaaacaaaccaaaagaaattaataatgGGAAAAGCAGACCAATCACGCAACCCAAGGATTTTATTTGcacaagaaaaggaaaaaaagagcaaaagcaatttaaaaagtaaaaaagataGAAAGCACATGcacaagaaaaggaaaaaaaaaaaaaaagagaaaaaaaaaaagctgtgtctcaaaacccaccaaactCTTTTCTTGGCCATCCCTCGCACTGTCCACTAGCCTCACCATGCCAATGGGAACCAAGACTCTGCCAATCTTTTCCCTACACTCGACATGGAAAAATACGTCCAAAATTTTATCAACCATAATCTTCAATCACTAGTTCACCCTTCATTTTTGAAGGCTGTACATATTTTTTGCTTACTCCTCACAGACCAAAGTTATGATACCATTTGTTAGCAAAAGCAACAATCCTTAAAAGTGCAAGCATACATATACACAAGATGAGATTTACATAGTTCATCTTACATTTGGCTATGTTCATGGGAGATACTGACGAATCCGctaatggagaaaaaaattataattaaaaaggaaatcaaGTCTTCCACCATACAAATAATCTCTCTCCTTTTAGTTCTCTCATAAAACTCtcattaatttcttgttatttatttacataagaGCAAATCTCTAATCTCTAATATAACAAACTCTCACATCACACAAAAtcgtttgttttttttactttcattaGGATAAGTTTTGATCCTTGTGAATCAATAAAGCAATATGTCTTTAAGCTTTGTTGAGTATGGCATTTGTATGAAGTTTGTCAGTGCAATATTTGcattattataattatggGCGAATTTCACTTGGACCTCCTTAGGTTTAGCATTATTACGGTCAGACCCTCTAGGTTCGATTTATTCCACTTACACCCCTATTTTTAACAGATGTTAACTCATACACCCACCTAAATCTAAGATTAAAAttataggaaaaaaataaaagatttattatcacaaaacgtccctaaggtttacgaaactattatattgcatccttaatatttttttgtgttacttatggtcctcaaggttagtatgtacAATCACAAATGATCCCTGCCGTTAgattctgtcaaaaactctgttagtttgctaacgtggcatatatatatatatcacaaaatatccctgaggtttacacacttattacaaatggtccctatgaattttttttattttttaatttaaaattcataaaattttggttttctttttaaaattatttataaatgaaaaaatcatttatagaaggattttaatcttgaggaccatttatgaaccctaaacctttagtttttttcatttttaaattatttttaaaaaacttcattagtttgttgatgtggcatatatatggagccaacATTTACAATACTATaatgtcacatgtatttaaaatttaatatattttttaaaataattataattcataaaaaaatttgaaaaaaaattatgaattttaaattttaaaaattaaaaattttcgtacggaccatttgtgataggtgtgtgaatctcgaggatgttttgtgatatgcatatatgccacgtcagcaaattAACgaagtttttgacagaacctaacggcatggaccatttgtgatcgtgcatactaactttgaggaccacaaatgaccaaaaaaaacaaaaaaacaaaaaattaaggatgcaatatgatagtttcgtaaaccttagggacgttttgtgataataagccaaaataaaataaagccaAGTCATCCCAAAGCCACCAGCCCACCAACCCACCAGCCAGAGCCACCAACACCTCTCTCTTCCACGAGCCACCGATGCACACACCCACTCTCATCAACAGCTCGATTGGGCGATTTAGCCCCAACCAACTTTAAATTTCCTCAATGAATCTAGACAAACAAAAACGAAGAATACCCCAATGCTAGTACCAATCCTCAAGGTAGAGAGAGAATGGAGGATGGGAGGGGACGGGGAAGGGGTTTagtttttcccttcttttcttattttcctttaatttaatttaattaatttagttttaagtttttgttaaaaacaagGGGTGTGACTATAGTAAATCAAACATGTGGGCTCTCACTGTAATTATGCCAAAACTCAAGGGGTTTAAATGAAATGCTCCCTACAATTATGGTCAAATTTTGATTAAACTACCtaattgtttaatttgatCATTAGTAGAATTAGATGTACATATATCCTAACTCATGTATACCAACAGGTTTTGGGAGGTATGTTGCGTTCTAAAAACAATACAAATGAATGGTGGTCAATTCAAGAAAGTGAAATATGGAAATTACCAGAAGGTGTTGATAGAATCATGTCTGTTTTGAGGTTGAGTTTTGATAATTTGAAATCAGCACCTTTAAAACATTGTTTTGCATATTGCTCAATATTTATGAAAGATTTTGAAATTGGAAGGGAGAACTTGGTCCAACTCTGGATGGCTGAAGGATGGCTCCACTCTTCAAGTAATCAAGAGATGGAAGATATAGGGAATGgatattttaatattctaTTGCAAAACTCCCTTTTTCAAGATGTTACAATGGATAAAGATGGAGTTGTTATCACATGCAAGATGCACGATCTTGTGCATGATCTTGCAGAACTAGTGTCAAAATCTGTTGGGAAATTGCAGTCCCTATTTTCAAATGGTGAAGACCTTAGCAATAGCTTGTCAACTCTTAATTCTTTACGAGTGTTGAATTTATACGATGTTGAAATTGAGGAGTTGCCAAGTTCAATTGGCAGGTTGAAACACTTGAGGTATTTGGATGTATCTGCAACAAGAATCAGAGAACTTCCAAAATCTATTGGCAAGCTTTACAATCTGCAGACGTTAAGAATGTATGGTTTGTGGTATCTTGAAAGGTTTCCAAAggaaatggaaaatttgaTCAACTTAAGGCATGTTTATTTCGACGAGCATAGGGAAGTTTCATTTGGGATGAGACGATTGACTCGTCTGCAAACATTACGTTGCTTTAATTTGGATAAGGAAAGGAATCATGGAATTGACGAGCTGGGTGGCTTAAACCAATTAAAAGGTGAACTAACTATCTCATCTTTGGAACATGTGAAAGACAAAGACGAAGCgaagaaatcaaatttagCAGGGAAAACAAATATACGAAAGTTGACATTAGCATGGGGGTATGACAGG
This window of the Prunus dulcis unplaced genomic scaffold, ALMONDv2, whole genome shotgun sequence genome carries:
- the LOC117612743 gene encoding putative disease resistance protein RGA3 codes for the protein MAAEFVLTFAAEGILTKVAALATEQVSLAWGFKGELARLGDSLSLMQNILRDAAEQPTDRGHTVKAWVEKLKNIAQDADDVLDEFQYEVLRRKLELQNHMKKKVLNFFSISNPLAFRLKMARKIKNINQRLADLKSEASLIGLVAKPKDATPQAMVNRETVSSFDTDEKFFGREELLSDIVKTLINSNNQENLSVMPIVGMPGLGKTTLAKKVFNELAIDKSFDKRIWVCVSNDFDVNSILRSILEILNPTNAKIERQEALLKHLHEALAGKRYILILDDVWNEDRTKWNNLMNCLSKLSSQGSTVIVTTRSANVASITETNPYLRRTLGLLQEDKCWSILKNRAFPDDNAPISADLETIGKQIAKKCAGVPLVAKVLGGMLRSKNNTNEWWSIQESEIWKLPEGVDRIMSGELGPTLDG